A genomic region of Macadamia integrifolia cultivar HAES 741 unplaced genomic scaffold, SCU_Mint_v3 scaffold401, whole genome shotgun sequence contains the following coding sequences:
- the LOC122068473 gene encoding probable arabinosyltransferase ARAD1 isoform X1, whose protein sequence is MFMASPVFMSEKRMQPSRLLFCLITFSMFLLMLSFVFLLQSSNSSLISESVFRMMLLNNTSVFFRPNSGSISDKLSNSPTLTSPTISRKPSSRSQDNACQGPKLKKERVDLGQGTNKACDTAHALLRVFMYDLPPEFHFGLLGWEGKAGQIWPDVIDIPPYPGGLNLQHSIEYWLTLDLLSSNNPSVIRPCSAIRVMNLSQADIVFVPFFSSLSYNKHSKLHGREKVSVNRMLQDKVVQFLISRNEWKRSGGKDHLIVAHHPNSMLTARRKLGSAMFVLADFGRYPAEIANIDKDIIAPYKHIVRTIGGESAPFKKRPILVYFQGAIYRKDGGAIRQELYYLLKDEKDVHFSFGSVRSHGTTNAGQGMASSKFCLNIAGDTPSSNRLFDAIVSHCVPVIISDEIELPYEDVLDYSEFCIFVRASDAVKKGILLNLLRGINRDRWTTMWEKLKAIAHHFEYQYPSQPGDAVDMIWQAVSRKRNSIQFRVNRNNRLSQSQLMEE, encoded by the exons ATGTTCATGGCTTCTCCAGTCTTCATGTCAGAAAAGAGAATGCAACCCTCGAGGCTCCTTTTCTGTCTGATAACCTTCTCCATGTTTCTTCTGATGCTTTCTTTCGTCTTCTTGCTTCAATCTAGTAATAGTTCATTAATATCAGAATCGGTTTTCAGGATGATGCTTCTTAATAACACATCGGTGTTCTTCAGACCCAATAGTGGCAGTATCAGTGACAAACTTTCTAATTCTCCTACTTTGACTTCTCCAACCATCAGCAGAAAACCCAGCTCAAGATCCCAAGATAATGCTTGCCAAGGTCCCAAATTGAAGAAGGAGAGAGTGGATTTAGGACAAGGGACTAACAAGGCTTGTGACACAGCTCATGCCCTCCTCAGGGTGTTTatgtatgacttgcctcctgaATTTCACTTTGGGCTATTGGGGTGGGAAGGGAAGGCTGGCCAAATATGGCCTGATGTCATTGACATCCCACCATACCCTGGTGGGTTGAATTTGCAACACAGCATAGAGTATTGGCTCACACTGGATCTTCTCTCGTCAAACAACCCAAGTGTGATCAGGCCCTGCAGTGCAATTAGGGTGATGAATTTGAGCCAGGCAGATATAGTTTTTGTGCCATTCTTCTCATCTTTGAGCTACAATAAACACTCCAAGCTGCATGGAAGAGAGAAAGTTAGTGTGAACAGGATGTTGCAGGATAAAGTAGTGCAATTCTTGATCAGTCGGAATGAGTGGAAGAGATCGGGTGGGAAGGATCATCTAATCGTGGCTCACCATCCAAACAGCATGCTGACCGCACGGAGGAAGCTGGGTTCTGCCATGTTTGTGCTTGCTGATTTTGGAAGATACCCGGCTGAGATCGCAAACATAGATAAGGACATAATTGCTCCTTACAAGCACATTGTAAGGACCATTGGTGGTGAATCAGCACCATTCAAGAAACGACCAATCTTGGTATATTTCCAAGGAGCAATTTATAGGAAAGAT GGAGGGGCCATTCGTCAAGAACTCTATTATCTTCTCAAAGATGAAAAGGATGTACACTTTTCATTTGGAAGTGTGCGTAGCCATGGAACTACTAATGCTGGCCAAGGGATGGCCTCATCCAAATTCTGTCTGAATATTGCTGGAGATACCCCCTCTTCGAACCGCCTCTTTGACGCGATTGTGAGCCACTGTGTCCCTGTGATAATTAGTGATGAGATTGAGCTCCCATATGAGGATGTCTTGGACTATTCAGAGTTCTGTATCTTTGTACGTGCATCTGATGCAGTGAAGAAAGGAATCCTATTGAATCTACTCAGGGGGATTAATCGAGACAGGTGGACCACAATGTGGGAAAAACTGAAGGCAATTGCACACCATTTTGAGTATCAGTATCCATCCCAGCCAGGTGATGCTGTGGACATGATTTGGCAGGCGGTCTCTCGTAAGAGAAATTCCATTCAATTTAGAGTTAACAGAAACAACAGGCTCAGCCAATCTCAGCTGATGGAAGAGTAA
- the LOC122068473 gene encoding probable arabinosyltransferase ARAD1 isoform X2, whose translation MMLLNNTSVFFRPNSGSISDKLSNSPTLTSPTISRKPSSRSQDNACQGPKLKKERVDLGQGTNKACDTAHALLRVFMYDLPPEFHFGLLGWEGKAGQIWPDVIDIPPYPGGLNLQHSIEYWLTLDLLSSNNPSVIRPCSAIRVMNLSQADIVFVPFFSSLSYNKHSKLHGREKVSVNRMLQDKVVQFLISRNEWKRSGGKDHLIVAHHPNSMLTARRKLGSAMFVLADFGRYPAEIANIDKDIIAPYKHIVRTIGGESAPFKKRPILVYFQGAIYRKDGGAIRQELYYLLKDEKDVHFSFGSVRSHGTTNAGQGMASSKFCLNIAGDTPSSNRLFDAIVSHCVPVIISDEIELPYEDVLDYSEFCIFVRASDAVKKGILLNLLRGINRDRWTTMWEKLKAIAHHFEYQYPSQPGDAVDMIWQAVSRKRNSIQFRVNRNNRLSQSQLMEE comes from the exons ATGATGCTTCTTAATAACACATCGGTGTTCTTCAGACCCAATAGTGGCAGTATCAGTGACAAACTTTCTAATTCTCCTACTTTGACTTCTCCAACCATCAGCAGAAAACCCAGCTCAAGATCCCAAGATAATGCTTGCCAAGGTCCCAAATTGAAGAAGGAGAGAGTGGATTTAGGACAAGGGACTAACAAGGCTTGTGACACAGCTCATGCCCTCCTCAGGGTGTTTatgtatgacttgcctcctgaATTTCACTTTGGGCTATTGGGGTGGGAAGGGAAGGCTGGCCAAATATGGCCTGATGTCATTGACATCCCACCATACCCTGGTGGGTTGAATTTGCAACACAGCATAGAGTATTGGCTCACACTGGATCTTCTCTCGTCAAACAACCCAAGTGTGATCAGGCCCTGCAGTGCAATTAGGGTGATGAATTTGAGCCAGGCAGATATAGTTTTTGTGCCATTCTTCTCATCTTTGAGCTACAATAAACACTCCAAGCTGCATGGAAGAGAGAAAGTTAGTGTGAACAGGATGTTGCAGGATAAAGTAGTGCAATTCTTGATCAGTCGGAATGAGTGGAAGAGATCGGGTGGGAAGGATCATCTAATCGTGGCTCACCATCCAAACAGCATGCTGACCGCACGGAGGAAGCTGGGTTCTGCCATGTTTGTGCTTGCTGATTTTGGAAGATACCCGGCTGAGATCGCAAACATAGATAAGGACATAATTGCTCCTTACAAGCACATTGTAAGGACCATTGGTGGTGAATCAGCACCATTCAAGAAACGACCAATCTTGGTATATTTCCAAGGAGCAATTTATAGGAAAGAT GGAGGGGCCATTCGTCAAGAACTCTATTATCTTCTCAAAGATGAAAAGGATGTACACTTTTCATTTGGAAGTGTGCGTAGCCATGGAACTACTAATGCTGGCCAAGGGATGGCCTCATCCAAATTCTGTCTGAATATTGCTGGAGATACCCCCTCTTCGAACCGCCTCTTTGACGCGATTGTGAGCCACTGTGTCCCTGTGATAATTAGTGATGAGATTGAGCTCCCATATGAGGATGTCTTGGACTATTCAGAGTTCTGTATCTTTGTACGTGCATCTGATGCAGTGAAGAAAGGAATCCTATTGAATCTACTCAGGGGGATTAATCGAGACAGGTGGACCACAATGTGGGAAAAACTGAAGGCAATTGCACACCATTTTGAGTATCAGTATCCATCCCAGCCAGGTGATGCTGTGGACATGATTTGGCAGGCGGTCTCTCGTAAGAGAAATTCCATTCAATTTAGAGTTAACAGAAACAACAGGCTCAGCCAATCTCAGCTGATGGAAGAGTAA